The genome window atgatccaaaaatgaaagttgtatcacTTTAtatctagttttcataaaatTAAACCGTTTGGTAGTTGGAGTTGGGGACAGAAAGTTATGATTGGTACACTAGAGGCTATATGGGAAGAGTTTTGAAATTGCGAAAAAGAAATTTTTGCTACACAAGACTgaatttgggagcttatatctcactATCTATAAAGAAATTAGGAGAtaagtaaaacatgaaagttgtagcccttggtgtataatttctagaaagttaaaccatttattattcggacatcgtatgagagagttatgtccaTATTCGTATCGGAAAAACTGCTATTTTTCTGGGACTGAGGCAAATCGCAGGtgtcaaatgcgatttataagtctcaaATGTCAAATGCGACTTGCCTGCATAGATTCTAAAAATGGGGTTTTTggctattttaacatattttgaggtatggagctcggattaaagtaatttttgaggcaattttcaccatatggattggggtaagtgttctatatacaaaagtgattatacttcatgataccatggttatttttatcaattattagtgaatcaaatggaagaaattggaaaaaTTTGTAAAACTCttcaagaacaaaaatttaagatttggaggtcgagttgttatgaatttgataaaattggtatggttgaactagtatcagaatgggtgttcagattttgtaaaaattctgtcgggttccgagaggtgagccccgcattgacttttggttgactttttaatgtgaatttttaagtcgatattttattatccgaaattatttccgataaagtttaataaagttatacaattaatttggatagatttgaactgtccggaggtcaattcaagcaagaaagctaTTTTGAAACatcagcctaacttcaaaaaggtaagtatattgtctaaccttgagtgaggaaaattaccccttaggcattgagtcttatgtaaaAATTGTGTAATttaaaatcatgtacgcgaggtgacgagtacatacttggtttatatgtgcaaattatgtcGGTTAAAATTCATAGAcgcctttatgtattaaattggaaattgttggcacttattaaatcctttatttgtcatccCTTGTTCCTTGTTTGCCGatgttgtttttatatgataatttggtgtgataatcactttgatttttatgtgatatatTGTGGTTAGCTGGGTTaacatttcttggaaataatctcATTATGGATTCTTTATCTATAGAGTTGGCGAAGATCCTCTAGAAGAGGAaggtcaatatagcgtgtgtccaggagacaaggtgggtagggtcgagggcgagggATGCAGACgtgtataaactttggtactcaggagtccagaaaggtaagaatggagtgggcatcttggtggatTGGGAACTTAGAGAGTCTATGGTTGAGGTTAGATGAGTGAATGATAGATTcatgattattaagttggtggttggagagtgcaccaTAAACGTCGTTAGCGCCTATGCgccgcatgtgggcctagatgaAGAGGTTAAATGGCGCTTCTGGgaagggttagatgagattgtgcgtcAAGTTTCGCCTGCTGAGAAGttattcataggaggggatttcaatgggcatattgggtcgaccaCAGGTGGTTATGGTGAGGTGCACAGAGGCTTCGTTTTTGGGGAGAGGAATGGAAGAGGTACATCGTTGTTAGACTTcactaaggcttttgggttggtgattgtgAACTCTAGCTTTCGGAAGAGGGAGgcgcatttggttacttttcaaaatgcggtggcAAAGAttcagattgactatctcctcatcaggaggtgtgacagagggttgtacaaggattgcaaggtgattccagGTGATATACTTgcgacgcagcataggctcttggtaATGGacattggtattatgttaaagaggaggaaaaggtctactcgaggaagtccgagaatcaggtggggagccttaactaaggataaagcccaagagttggaggggcggttgtcagctatgggagcttggaggagcagtggtgacgcgagcactatgtggtcagtGACAACAGACTATATTAGGGAGGCTgcaagagaggtgttaggggtctcgacgggcgtctctggtgggcataaaggagactggtggtggaatgaagtggtccaaggtaaagtagaagcaaagaaggcggcgtacctgaagttagtggggagcataggtgaggaggagaggcgagggTGCATGGAGAagtataaggtagctaggaaggaagctatacaccttgttagaatgttggtggaactgtacagagagaggaataaggatctgcacatggtgtttattgacctagagaaagcgtatgacaaggttcctagagaagttctctggagatgtctaaaggcaaaaggtgtgtcggttccctacgttatggcgattaaggacatgtatgatggggctaagactcgggttaggacagtaggaggcgactctgagcatttttcgactcagtccgttcttattcgccctggtaaTGGACgcattaacacaccatattcaaggagatgtgccatggtgcatgctattcgccgatgaaatagttctaattgatgagtcacgagccggtgttaacgagaggctggaggtttggatacatgctcttgagtctaagggtttcaagttgagcaggacaaagacggaatacctggagtgtaagttcagcactAAGCCAGGgaaagtgggcgtggatgtgaggcttgatctgcaggtcatcccgagtagaggcagcttcaagtaccttggttcggttatccaggggggaggggagattgatgaggatgtcacacaccgtattggggtaggatggatgaagtgcaggttagcatctggagtcccgtgtgacaagagagtgccactgatGCTCAAAGGTAAATTCTATAAaacggtggttagaccggccatgatgtatggggctgagtgttggcctgttaagaactcacatattcagaagatgaaagtatcagaaatgaggatgttgcggtggatgtgcgggcacactaggatagataagattagaaattatgatattcgggagaaggtgcacgtggctcccattgatgacaagatgcgggaagtgagGCTTATATAGTTCAGACATGTTCAGAGGAAAAGCCTAGATGCTCCAGtatggaggtgtgagcggctggttgtggagggcacgataagaggtagagggcggcctaagaagtattggggagaggtgatcaggcaggatatggcgaggctccaaatttccgaggacatgacacttgataggaatatgtgtaggtcgagtattagggttgtaggttaggaggtagttgagtcgtgccttacttcgtaccattgtgggactggccatatagggtttttgtctaagatagctagtggaaatgttgtgtcttactatttcgcttttcagtgcaggtcctatttactagctatcgcttttgctttgtatctttcttctagatttcatggtgttcctatttttcttatgattgttgtggcgatactaatattgtctccctttgctttgcatcttttttctggatttcatggtgaccctttttttcctatgattgttgttgtgatactaatattgtctcatttttgtccttttgtcttttttttttttgagccgagggtctttcgaaaataacCTCTCcactcctttggggtagggggtaaggtctgcgtacacactacccttcccagaccccattagtgggattttactgggttgttgttgttattgttgttgtatatgtaaataattattaaataagtttaaaatgaggcattaatatatatatttatcaaaaaattggattaaagaaggctTTGTCCTATGCTGAATTATGTTTCCATCTCTAttgttatttttgagattttatatatgttgtgtggGGCTttgggctatttgctgtgaaattaattaattttgttgtatctttggagttggttgtggcatgtgggcaaattttgatatgaattattgtattgtgttgtcatttAAACACTCtctttgatgttatttatgcttcctaccttgcttatTAATGATATACTTGTGCTTGgtaaggaggagtgtaaagcacgaagggtgatgccgtgccatttcatatacattatcatgtgagggagaatgtaaagcacgaagggtgataccgtgccatttcagttatattatcatatgaaaaaaggtataaagcacgaagggtgatgtcgtgccattcatatacattaatatgcacgaaggataatgcagtgccatttcatatacattatcatgtgaggatgagagtaaaagcaagaagggtgatactgtgccattatttttatattatcatatgttcatggcacgaagagtgtttccgtgcaggcgagaacaagagacatacattatattgtgatatcttttcgttgtgtatacattTATGCCTTTATCTTTagctgttattgtgcacctatattttctatgtgacttgtagtcgttgtttcttcctgtgtgcctcccactttatttcttttattgttattggcatttctcccacctagttggtattgttatatgtatgctcGGCGAGAAAGAgacaaatgcacg of Nicotiana tomentosiformis chromosome 7, ASM39032v3, whole genome shotgun sequence contains these proteins:
- the LOC138895577 gene encoding uncharacterized protein; the protein is MIIKLVVGECTINVVSAYAPHVGLDEEVKWRFWEGLDEIVRQVSPAEKLFIGGDFNGHIGSTTGGYGEVHRGFVFGERNGRGTSLLDFTKAFGLVIVNSSFRKREAHLVTFQNAVAKIQIDYLLIRRCDRGLYKDCKVIPGDILATQHRLLVMDIVTTDYIREAAREVLGVSTGVSGGHKGDWWWNEVVQGKVEAKKAAYLKLVGSIGEEERRGCMEKYKREE